One genomic window of Luteitalea pratensis includes the following:
- a CDS encoding MGH1-like glycoside hydrolase domain-containing protein, protein MSQPPTAEHQRLAEARVPNSHWRRWGPYVSDRAWGTVREDYSTDGRAWEYFPHDHARSRAYRWNEDGIAGISDRKQEICFALTLWNGQDPILKERFFGLSGTEGNHGEDLKEYYFHEDATPTHSYLRLLYKYPQRAYPYADLVATNRRRTRQEPEYELIDTGVFDDHRYFDVFVEYAKAGTDDVLMRITVVNRGPEAASLHVLPTAWFRNIWSWSVDEERPCLHARPPVGAASVLQADTSSYGTRYVYFEGTPPLLFTENDTNTRKLFGIDGPAYAKDGINDHVVDGNRAATNPEARGTKASGHYVLDVPAGGEAVVRVRFTTDAPARSVPFADFDAVCAARRNEADAFYGTVIPADLSADAAQVMRQAFAGLLWNQQFYHFDVKTWLDGDPGHPRPPAERRAGRNADWRHLYNDDIISMPDKWEYPWYAAWDLAFHCVPLALVDTEFAKRQLLLILREWYMHPNGQLPSYEWNFADVNPPVHAWAAWRVYEIDRDRTGTPDITFLKRVFHKLMLNFTWWVNRKDEGGNNVFEGGFLGLDNIGVFDRSQPLSTDGHLEQSDGSSWMAMYSLNLLTIALELARHDPAFEDVATKFWEHFLYISYAMGHQGADRDINLWDEADGFFYDVLRLGNGQQVRVKIRSMVGLIPLFAVATLDSAQLDSLPAFMRRMFWFLEHRPEFAASIARVRVPGQGERGLFSIVGPERLRQVLGYMLDEREFLSPFGIRALSRHHEREPFVVTWQDANHRVDYEPGESGTSLFGGNSNWRGPIWFPVNYLLIESLRTLHQYFGDDYRVECPTGSGEWMTLAEVADEIARRLARLFLVGRDGRRPVWGRDDRFDRDPLWSAHIPFHEYFHADTGKGLGASHQTGWTSLIACLLAGNMLSPFTTGGDASSR, encoded by the coding sequence ATGAGCCAGCCGCCGACCGCCGAGCACCAACGCCTCGCCGAGGCCCGCGTCCCCAACAGCCACTGGCGACGCTGGGGACCCTACGTCAGCGATCGCGCATGGGGCACCGTGCGCGAGGACTACAGCACGGACGGCCGGGCGTGGGAATACTTCCCGCACGACCATGCCCGATCGCGTGCCTATCGCTGGAACGAGGACGGCATCGCCGGCATCTCCGATCGCAAGCAGGAGATCTGCTTCGCACTGACGCTGTGGAACGGGCAAGACCCGATCCTGAAGGAGCGCTTCTTCGGCCTCTCGGGCACCGAGGGGAACCATGGCGAGGACCTCAAGGAGTACTACTTCCACGAGGACGCCACGCCGACGCACTCGTACCTGCGGCTGCTCTACAAGTATCCGCAGCGGGCCTATCCCTATGCCGATCTGGTCGCCACCAACCGCCGACGCACCAGGCAGGAACCCGAGTACGAGCTGATCGACACCGGCGTCTTCGACGATCACCGCTACTTCGACGTGTTCGTCGAGTACGCCAAGGCCGGCACCGACGACGTGCTGATGCGGATCACCGTGGTCAATCGCGGACCCGAGGCTGCCTCGCTGCACGTGCTGCCGACAGCGTGGTTCCGCAACATCTGGTCCTGGTCGGTCGACGAGGAGCGCCCGTGCCTGCACGCGCGCCCACCCGTGGGCGCCGCCTCCGTGCTCCAGGCCGACACGTCGAGCTACGGCACGCGCTACGTCTACTTCGAGGGGACGCCGCCGCTGCTGTTCACCGAGAACGACACCAACACGCGGAAGCTGTTCGGCATCGACGGACCGGCCTACGCCAAGGACGGCATCAACGACCATGTCGTCGACGGCAACCGGGCCGCCACCAATCCCGAGGCTCGTGGCACGAAGGCCTCCGGCCACTACGTCCTCGACGTGCCTGCCGGCGGCGAGGCCGTGGTGCGCGTGCGCTTCACCACCGACGCGCCTGCCCGGTCGGTACCCTTCGCGGACTTCGACGCCGTGTGTGCCGCGCGCCGCAACGAGGCGGACGCCTTCTACGGCACCGTCATCCCGGCGGACCTCTCCGCCGACGCCGCACAGGTGATGCGCCAGGCGTTCGCCGGCCTGTTGTGGAACCAGCAGTTCTACCACTTCGACGTCAAGACCTGGCTGGACGGCGACCCCGGGCATCCGCGTCCCCCTGCCGAGCGCCGCGCGGGCCGCAACGCAGACTGGCGGCACCTGTACAACGACGACATCATCTCGATGCCGGACAAGTGGGAGTATCCGTGGTACGCGGCCTGGGACCTCGCCTTCCACTGCGTGCCGCTCGCCCTCGTCGACACGGAGTTTGCCAAGCGTCAGCTGCTGTTGATTCTGCGCGAGTGGTACATGCATCCCAACGGGCAGCTGCCCTCGTACGAGTGGAATTTCGCCGACGTGAACCCGCCCGTGCACGCCTGGGCAGCCTGGCGGGTCTACGAGATCGACCGCGATCGGACCGGCACGCCCGACATCACGTTCCTGAAGCGCGTCTTCCACAAACTGATGCTGAACTTCACGTGGTGGGTCAACCGCAAGGATGAAGGCGGTAACAACGTCTTCGAGGGCGGCTTCCTCGGCCTCGACAACATCGGCGTGTTCGATCGGTCGCAGCCCCTCTCCACCGACGGACACCTCGAACAGTCCGACGGGTCGAGCTGGATGGCGATGTACTCGCTGAACCTGCTCACCATCGCCCTCGAACTCGCACGCCACGATCCGGCGTTCGAGGACGTCGCCACCAAATTCTGGGAACACTTCCTGTACATCAGCTATGCCATGGGCCATCAGGGCGCCGACCGCGACATCAACCTCTGGGATGAGGCCGACGGCTTCTTCTACGACGTGCTGCGACTGGGCAACGGGCAACAGGTGCGCGTGAAGATTCGATCGATGGTCGGCCTCATCCCGCTGTTCGCGGTGGCGACGCTCGACTCCGCGCAGCTGGATTCGCTGCCGGCGTTCATGCGCCGGATGTTCTGGTTCCTCGAGCACCGGCCCGAGTTCGCGGCCAGCATCGCCCGTGTCCGCGTGCCGGGCCAGGGCGAGCGTGGCCTCTTCTCGATTGTCGGGCCGGAGCGTTTGAGACAAGTGCTCGGATACATGCTCGACGAGCGGGAGTTCCTGTCTCCGTTCGGCATCCGAGCGTTGTCACGCCACCACGAGCGGGAGCCGTTCGTGGTCACCTGGCAGGACGCCAACCACCGCGTGGACTACGAGCCCGGCGAGTCGGGCACGTCGCTCTTCGGCGGCAACTCGAACTGGCGTGGGCCGATCTGGTTCCCGGTCAACTACCTGCTCATCGAGTCGCTCCGCACGCTGCACCAGTACTTCGGCGACGACTACCGCGTGGAGTGCCCGACGGGGTCAGGCGAGTGGATGACGTTGGCGGAGGTGGCCGACGAGATCGCGCGGAGGCTGGCGCGCCTCTTCCTCGTCGGCCGGGACGGACGTCGCCCGGTCTGGGGCCGCGACGACCGTTTCGATCGCGATCCCCTCTGGAGCGCGCACATTCCGTTCCACGAGTACTTTCACGCCGACACCGGCAAGGGTCTCGGAGCCAGTCACCAGACCGGATGGACCAGCCTCATCGCCTGCCTGCTGGCTGGCAACATGCTCAGCCCGTTCACGACCGGCGGCGATGCCTCCTCGAGGTAG
- a CDS encoding O-acetylhomoserine aminocarboxypropyltransferase/cysteine synthase family protein: MSQYRFETLQVHAGQQPAPGTNARAVPIYQTTSYTFNDSDHGARLFALQEFGNIYTRIMNPTTDVFEQRIAALEGGVAALATGSGQAAQFLAISALAQSGDNIVSTSYLYGGTYNQFKVTLPRFGIGVKFVDGDSVEGFAKLIDANTKALYVESIGNPRYNVPDLAGLAKLAHDNGIPLVVDNTFGCAGYICRPIDHGADIIVASATKWIGGHGTSIGGVIVDAGKFDWASGKFPLFTEPAPGYHGLVFTEPFGVNGPFGNIAFIIRARVEGLRDIGAALSPFNSFLFLQGLETLSLRVQRHADNGMALATWLKQQPQVTWVNYPGLAEHPSHALAKQYLTNGYGSMVSFGIEGGREAGRKFIDSVKLASHLANVGDAKTLVIHPATTTHQQLSEAEQTASGVSPDLVRVSVGIEHIEDIKEDFAQAFAQVAGASAA, translated from the coding sequence ATGAGCCAGTACCGCTTCGAGACGCTGCAGGTGCACGCCGGTCAGCAACCCGCCCCCGGGACCAACGCCCGCGCCGTGCCGATCTACCAGACCACGTCGTACACCTTCAACGACTCGGACCATGGCGCCCGGCTGTTCGCGTTGCAGGAGTTCGGCAACATCTACACACGGATCATGAATCCGACCACGGATGTGTTCGAGCAGCGGATCGCGGCGCTCGAGGGCGGCGTGGCCGCGTTGGCGACGGGCAGTGGGCAGGCGGCGCAATTCCTGGCCATCTCGGCCCTCGCGCAGTCCGGCGACAACATCGTGTCGACCAGCTACCTCTACGGCGGCACCTACAACCAGTTCAAGGTCACGCTGCCGCGCTTCGGCATCGGCGTGAAGTTCGTCGACGGCGACAGCGTCGAAGGCTTTGCGAAACTGATCGACGCCAACACCAAGGCGCTCTACGTCGAGTCGATCGGCAACCCCCGGTACAACGTGCCCGACCTGGCCGGGCTCGCGAAGCTGGCCCACGACAACGGCATTCCGCTCGTCGTCGACAACACCTTCGGCTGCGCCGGCTACATCTGCCGCCCGATCGACCACGGCGCCGACATCATCGTCGCCTCGGCCACCAAGTGGATTGGGGGGCATGGCACCTCCATCGGCGGCGTCATCGTCGATGCCGGCAAGTTCGACTGGGCCTCGGGCAAGTTCCCGCTCTTCACCGAGCCGGCGCCGGGGTATCACGGGCTGGTCTTCACGGAGCCGTTCGGCGTCAACGGGCCCTTCGGCAACATCGCGTTCATCATCCGGGCGCGCGTCGAGGGCCTGCGCGACATCGGGGCGGCCCTGAGCCCGTTCAACTCGTTCCTGTTCCTGCAGGGCCTCGAGACGTTGTCGCTGCGGGTGCAGCGGCACGCCGACAACGGGATGGCGCTGGCGACGTGGCTGAAGCAGCAGCCACAGGTCACGTGGGTGAACTACCCGGGCCTCGCCGAGCATCCAAGCCACGCCCTCGCGAAGCAGTACCTGACCAACGGGTACGGCTCGATGGTGTCGTTCGGCATCGAAGGCGGCCGCGAGGCAGGCCGCAAGTTCATCGACTCAGTGAAACTTGCCAGCCACCTGGCCAATGTCGGCGATGCCAAGACGCTGGTGATCCATCCGGCCACGACCACGCACCAGCAGTTGTCGGAGGCCGAGCAGACAGCGTCCGGCGTGTCGCCCGATCTGGTTCGCGTGTCGGTGGGTATCGAACACATCGAGGACATCAAGGAGGACTTCGCCCAGGCCTTCGCGCAGGTCGCGGGGGCATCGGCGGCCTGA
- the metX gene encoding homoserine O-acetyltransferase MetX, whose protein sequence is MNVPVITGRLQHVLHAPFTVESGAVLPRVTVTYQTWGELAPAGDNAVLVCHALTGSADVADWWGALIGPAGALDPARDFIICSNTLGSCYGTTGPGSPEWDAVFGAQPEAPAVTVRDVVHVQRALLEALGVRRLRLVIGGSMGGMQALEWALLYPDLVEAIAVLAAPAVHAPWAVALAEVQRQAIFADPEWPLGRAARGLATARMMGMISYRSAQAFETRFAAGRLDPAQPYVTRWLHRHGARLVNRFDARAYVTLTHVLDSHDVGRGRGGVPAALAQLQQPALVVAIDTDVLYLPHEMRALAAALPRGELCWLTSPHGHDAFLIEQEIVLRAVREFRASIR, encoded by the coding sequence GTGAACGTCCCCGTGATCACCGGGCGCCTGCAGCACGTGCTGCACGCGCCCTTCACCGTGGAGTCCGGCGCGGTGCTGCCGCGCGTGACCGTCACGTACCAGACGTGGGGTGAGCTCGCCCCGGCGGGCGACAACGCGGTGCTCGTCTGCCACGCGCTCACCGGGTCGGCGGACGTGGCCGACTGGTGGGGCGCGCTGATCGGGCCCGCGGGTGCGCTCGACCCCGCCCGGGACTTCATCATCTGCAGCAACACGCTCGGAAGCTGCTACGGCACCACGGGGCCGGGCAGCCCCGAATGGGACGCCGTCTTCGGGGCGCAGCCGGAAGCGCCCGCCGTGACCGTCCGCGACGTGGTCCACGTGCAGCGCGCGCTGCTCGAGGCGCTGGGCGTCCGTCGACTCAGGCTCGTCATCGGTGGCTCGATGGGCGGCATGCAGGCCCTCGAGTGGGCGTTGCTGTATCCCGACCTCGTCGAGGCGATCGCAGTGCTGGCCGCACCAGCGGTTCACGCGCCGTGGGCGGTCGCGCTCGCCGAGGTGCAGCGGCAAGCCATCTTTGCCGACCCAGAGTGGCCACTTGGCCGTGCCGCCCGTGGACTCGCGACGGCACGCATGATGGGGATGATCTCGTACCGGAGCGCCCAGGCCTTCGAGACGCGATTCGCGGCTGGACGACTCGATCCGGCGCAGCCGTACGTGACCCGCTGGTTGCATCGTCACGGCGCGCGCCTCGTCAACAGGTTCGACGCGCGCGCGTACGTGACGCTGACGCATGTCCTGGACTCGCATGACGTCGGCCGCGGCCGCGGCGGCGTCCCGGCGGCGCTCGCGCAGCTGCAACAGCCGGCGCTGGTCGTCGCCATCGACACCGACGTGCTGTACCTGCCGCACGAGATGCGGGCGCTTGCCGCCGCCCTGCCCAGGGGCGAACTGTGCTGGCTGACCTCGCCCCATGGTCACGATGCTTTCCTGATCGAGCAGGAGATCGTGCTCCGCGCCGTGCGCGAGTTCCGCGCATCAATCAGGTAG
- a CDS encoding PIG-L family deacetylase, whose translation MNIPAGVVGLALALSLVSVSAQVRAPYSEGAAGLIQKLQRLSTTASAMHTGAHPDDEDSALLARLARGDHARVAYLSLNRGEGGQNVLGPEFYEALGVIRTEELLQARSLDGGDQFFTRVVDFGYTVNMPETERKWGGRDVPVADMVRVIRMYRPLVVDSRFSGTAADGHGNHQLAGALTPLAVKAAADPTRFPEQLKEGLRPWQVKKLYVGMRFGPNQPDPPTLTLPTGLLDPALGRSYAQIAAEGRSQHKTQEMGGALLHGPQSTGLRLVESVVPRVEKEQSVFDGIDTSIPGLAALAGLPAGSLAAPLAAMDAAAREALDDVDVRAPAGVLPRLARGLKAARDARTAVAAVAASADARADATFLLDQEIRQYEEAMLHASGVHVEALATTETIVPGGQANVSVRAFVPEGVTVTVGAPTLDLPQGWSQTPLAEAPQFGGRGFMARFLREQPTQQASFTVTAAADAPVTQPYWLERAHGGRPPTPAEERGDVYAWKAAGPAHVPFAPPIATGHAQLSLAGTELAITVPVQFRIIDPVRGELRRAFEVVPALSVHVTPGMDVVSLDRAGEARNVSVRIESLAPSAQSGSVALQLPDGWTAEPQGVSFSVEQAGQSATVGFTLKAPAGVRAGTYLFTALATVEGKHPYASALRTIAYPHIQTHRLYEPARFDLRLVDVQVAPVTLGYIMGTGDEVPEGLKRLGVPVTLLTPNDVASGDLGRFDTIMVGVRASEVRPDFVANHSRLLDYVRNGGTLIVQEQHEVYSQKNLPPFPAEIGSRVTDEEAPVTILVPTHQVFTTPNRITLEDFKHWRQERNAYGFAKFDAQYTPLLESHDPWDTEQKGGLVYARIGKGHYVYSAYSWFRELPDGVPGAYRLVANLVSLGAKK comes from the coding sequence ATGAACATCCCCGCTGGCGTGGTCGGCCTCGCGTTGGCCCTGTCACTGGTGTCGGTCTCGGCGCAGGTTCGGGCTCCTTACAGCGAAGGCGCCGCGGGACTGATTCAGAAGCTCCAGCGCCTGAGCACCACCGCCAGCGCGATGCACACCGGCGCCCATCCAGACGATGAGGACAGCGCGTTGCTGGCTCGACTGGCGCGGGGAGATCATGCGCGCGTCGCGTACCTCTCGCTCAATCGCGGCGAGGGTGGGCAGAACGTGCTCGGCCCGGAGTTCTACGAAGCGCTGGGTGTGATTCGCACCGAGGAATTGCTGCAGGCGCGTTCGCTCGACGGAGGCGACCAGTTCTTCACCCGTGTCGTCGACTTCGGGTACACGGTCAACATGCCGGAGACGGAGCGCAAATGGGGCGGGCGCGACGTGCCGGTGGCCGACATGGTGCGCGTCATCCGGATGTATCGTCCGCTGGTCGTCGATTCCCGCTTCAGCGGCACTGCCGCCGACGGCCACGGCAATCACCAACTCGCGGGTGCCTTGACGCCGCTCGCGGTCAAGGCGGCCGCCGACCCGACGCGGTTCCCCGAGCAACTGAAGGAGGGGCTGCGACCGTGGCAGGTCAAGAAATTGTACGTGGGCATGCGGTTCGGTCCGAACCAGCCCGACCCGCCGACGCTCACGCTGCCTACCGGTCTTCTGGATCCCGCGCTCGGCCGATCGTACGCGCAGATCGCGGCCGAGGGCCGCTCGCAGCACAAGACGCAGGAGATGGGCGGCGCGCTGCTGCATGGCCCGCAGTCGACTGGACTGCGCCTGGTCGAGAGCGTCGTGCCGCGCGTCGAGAAGGAGCAGTCGGTGTTTGACGGGATCGACACGTCGATTCCCGGCCTGGCCGCGCTCGCGGGCCTGCCCGCCGGCAGCCTTGCCGCGCCGCTGGCGGCAATGGACGCCGCGGCCCGGGAGGCGCTCGACGACGTCGACGTTCGCGCGCCCGCAGGGGTCCTGCCGAGACTCGCCCGGGGCCTGAAGGCGGCGCGTGACGCACGTACGGCCGTTGCCGCGGTGGCTGCGTCGGCCGATGCCAGGGCCGACGCCACGTTCCTGCTCGATCAGGAGATCCGGCAATACGAGGAGGCCATGCTGCACGCCTCGGGCGTGCACGTCGAGGCGCTGGCGACCACCGAGACCATCGTGCCCGGAGGACAGGCGAACGTGAGCGTGCGCGCCTTCGTGCCCGAGGGCGTGACCGTCACCGTCGGCGCACCCACGCTCGACCTGCCGCAGGGCTGGTCGCAGACGCCCCTCGCCGAGGCGCCACAGTTCGGCGGCCGCGGCTTCATGGCGCGGTTCCTGCGCGAGCAGCCCACGCAGCAGGCGTCGTTTACCGTGACGGCTGCCGCCGATGCGCCAGTGACGCAGCCGTACTGGCTCGAGCGTGCGCATGGTGGGCGGCCACCGACACCGGCGGAGGAGCGAGGCGACGTGTACGCGTGGAAGGCGGCCGGTCCCGCGCACGTGCCATTCGCGCCGCCGATCGCGACCGGCCATGCGCAATTGAGTCTCGCCGGCACCGAGCTGGCGATCACGGTCCCCGTGCAGTTCCGCATCATCGATCCTGTCCGGGGGGAACTGCGCCGCGCGTTCGAGGTCGTCCCGGCGTTGTCGGTGCACGTCACACCGGGCATGGATGTCGTTTCGCTCGATCGCGCCGGCGAGGCAAGGAATGTCAGCGTCCGCATCGAGAGTCTGGCGCCATCCGCGCAGTCGGGGTCGGTGGCGCTGCAACTGCCTGACGGCTGGACGGCCGAACCGCAGGGGGTGTCGTTCTCGGTCGAGCAGGCCGGGCAGAGTGCGACCGTCGGCTTCACGCTGAAAGCGCCAGCCGGCGTGCGTGCCGGCACTTACCTGTTCACTGCGCTTGCGACGGTCGAAGGCAAGCACCCGTACGCGTCTGCGCTCCGCACGATTGCGTATCCGCACATCCAGACGCATCGCCTCTACGAGCCGGCGCGGTTCGACCTGCGCCTGGTGGACGTGCAGGTGGCACCGGTGACGCTCGGCTACATCATGGGCACCGGCGACGAGGTGCCTGAGGGCCTGAAGCGGCTGGGTGTGCCGGTCACGCTGCTCACACCCAACGACGTCGCCTCGGGTGATCTCGGCCGTTTCGACACGATCATGGTGGGCGTCCGCGCGTCGGAGGTCCGGCCGGATTTCGTGGCCAATCACAGCCGGCTGCTCGACTACGTGCGCAATGGCGGCACGCTGATCGTGCAGGAGCAGCACGAGGTCTACTCGCAGAAGAACCTGCCGCCGTTCCCGGCCGAGATCGGCTCGCGCGTCACCGACGAGGAGGCGCCGGTGACGATTCTCGTACCGACGCACCAGGTGTTCACGACCCCGAACCGGATCACGCTCGAGGACTTCAAGCACTGGCGCCAGGAACGCAATGCGTACGGCTTCGCGAAATTCGACGCGCAGTACACGCCGCTGCTCGAGAGTCACGACCCGTGGGACACGGAGCAGAAGGGCGGTCTCGTGTACGCGCGGATCGGCAAGGGGCACTACGTCTACTCCGCGTACTCGTGGTTCCGCGAACTCCCTGATGGCGTGCCCGGTGCCTACCGCCTCGTCGCGAACCTGGTGAGTCTTGGGGCGAAGAAGTAG
- a CDS encoding DUF2264 domain-containing protein: MKRRHFVRAAASVGGAALAGLSPGAAAQAPGSGTSAPDRASWLARMERTFGPVLRALAAGQLRVSMPVETVPGATGRDAVTHLEAVGRTLMGLAPWLALPASSDTEGQQRAAFVVLVREGLDQAVRPDGADRLNFNQGSQPLVDAAFLAQAFLRAPSLWQSLGDATRTRLLDAFRSARVILPGFNNWLLFAATVEALLKKAGDTTWDRMRIDYALRQHEQWYKGDGIYGDGPQFHFDYYNAFVIQPMLVDVLDACADDRPAWQAMREPVLTRARRYAAIQERLIAPDGSYPPVGRSLAYRCGAFQGLAHAALRHDLPADVTPGQARAALSAVIARTLDAPGTYDSAGWLTLGLCGHQPGVAETYISTGSLYLCSAAFLPLGLPATDPFWTDAPRDWTARRAFSGQPIPIDKAL; this comes from the coding sequence ATGAAACGTCGGCACTTCGTGAGGGCCGCGGCGAGCGTGGGCGGCGCCGCGCTGGCGGGGCTGTCGCCGGGGGCGGCCGCACAGGCGCCTGGCTCAGGCACATCGGCTCCAGACCGGGCATCGTGGCTGGCGCGGATGGAGCGCACGTTCGGTCCCGTGTTGCGAGCCCTCGCCGCGGGCCAACTACGGGTGTCGATGCCGGTTGAAACCGTACCTGGCGCAACCGGGCGCGACGCGGTCACCCATCTGGAGGCGGTCGGCCGGACCCTGATGGGGCTGGCGCCGTGGCTAGCCCTGCCGGCATCGTCCGATACCGAGGGCCAACAGCGTGCCGCATTCGTGGTCCTGGTCCGAGAGGGCCTCGACCAGGCCGTCCGGCCGGATGGTGCCGATCGACTCAACTTCAACCAGGGCTCGCAGCCGCTGGTGGACGCCGCGTTCCTGGCCCAGGCTTTCCTGCGCGCGCCGTCACTCTGGCAATCGCTCGGCGACGCGACCCGCACGCGCCTGCTCGACGCGTTTCGATCGGCTCGCGTCATCCTGCCCGGCTTCAACAACTGGCTGCTCTTTGCCGCGACGGTCGAGGCGTTGCTCAAGAAGGCCGGCGATACGACGTGGGATCGCATGCGCATCGACTACGCGCTGCGTCAGCACGAGCAGTGGTACAAGGGCGACGGCATCTACGGCGACGGCCCGCAGTTCCACTTCGACTATTACAACGCGTTTGTCATCCAGCCGATGCTGGTCGACGTGCTCGACGCGTGCGCCGACGACCGACCGGCGTGGCAGGCGATGCGTGAGCCGGTGCTGACGCGTGCGAGGCGGTACGCGGCCATCCAGGAGCGACTGATCGCGCCAGACGGATCGTACCCACCGGTCGGCCGGTCCCTCGCCTACCGCTGCGGCGCGTTTCAGGGGTTGGCGCACGCGGCGCTGCGTCACGACCTGCCGGCGGACGTGACGCCAGGACAGGCGCGTGCCGCGCTCAGCGCCGTGATCGCACGCACGCTCGACGCGCCAGGTACGTACGACAGCGCGGGTTGGCTCACCCTGGGCCTGTGCGGCCACCAGCCAGGCGTCGCCGAGACCTACATCTCCACCGGCAGCCTGTACCTGTGCTCCGCGGCATTCCTGCCGCTCGGCCTGCCCGCGACCGATCCGTTCTGGACCGATGCGCCGCGCGACTGGACGGCCAGGCGCGCCTTCAGCGGCCAGCCGATCCCGATCGACAAGGCCCTGTAA
- a CDS encoding Trm112 family protein, giving the protein MVDAELLEILVCPEDKTPVTLASAETLAALNARIAAGDVKTRGGAAVAEPVTEGLVRADGKYLYPVREDIPVMLIDEAIPVG; this is encoded by the coding sequence ATGGTGGATGCCGAATTGCTCGAAATTCTCGTGTGCCCGGAAGACAAGACACCGGTCACCCTTGCGAGTGCGGAGACGTTGGCGGCGTTGAACGCGCGCATTGCCGCCGGCGACGTCAAGACGCGCGGCGGCGCTGCCGTCGCCGAGCCGGTCACCGAGGGGCTGGTGCGTGCCGACGGCAAGTACCTCTACCCGGTGCGCGAGGACATTCCCGTCATGCTCATCGACGAAGCGATCCCGGTCGGATGA
- a CDS encoding tetratricopeptide repeat protein, whose translation MRTFAWTSAAAAVLLASVSFVVPAHAQDQSKLKPKDIPRLMEEADKFIAANDIAKAQAYLKAVIGLDPKQSQAAFKLGKLCEAQKDWECTLTNYQLALGALTGADKAQADMGLATGHLQAGRYADAAEHAGAALALDPSRAQAHVIRAESLVKLKSPEALAACEAAVKAVPDSAVAHAALGEALVAAGRMADAEAPLKKTLELDPKQPAASAQLAQVLAAKKDHPGTIAAASQALSADPARKDLYALRGRAYLATGDEAKAVQDLHTAAAANPNDKALLLALATLQHKQGRLDAAAQQYRAVIAIDPKLGEAQLGLADVLVTNNDLANAKTPATAAAALLADNARAQYLLGRVLEYDKQYDQALAAYGNAVKLDPSIAGAHYGQGRILREQKKDVPGALAAMEKAVALDAADPGILTELGAVLYESKQVDRTIQTLEKAVSTPDYANPMGLAVLGLALKDKKEYGKAIPHLEKAAELAPKWWMPRWGAAWSYFGSFKTGCPCGPEDQARVQKMQAHYDQMVTLGGKDPALAERVKMLASGLKIK comes from the coding sequence ATGCGCACGTTCGCGTGGACCTCGGCGGCTGCCGCGGTCCTGCTCGCAAGTGTGTCGTTCGTGGTACCGGCGCACGCACAGGATCAATCGAAGCTGAAGCCCAAGGACATCCCGCGGCTCATGGAGGAAGCCGACAAGTTCATTGCCGCCAACGATATTGCAAAGGCCCAGGCCTACCTGAAGGCGGTGATCGGACTCGATCCGAAGCAGTCGCAGGCGGCGTTCAAGCTCGGGAAGCTGTGCGAGGCCCAGAAGGACTGGGAGTGCACACTGACCAACTACCAGCTCGCGCTCGGGGCCTTGACCGGCGCCGACAAGGCGCAGGCCGACATGGGGCTTGCCACCGGGCACCTCCAGGCTGGCCGCTACGCCGATGCCGCCGAGCACGCCGGCGCCGCGCTCGCACTCGATCCGTCACGCGCGCAGGCGCACGTGATTCGTGCCGAATCGCTCGTCAAGCTGAAGAGCCCCGAAGCGCTCGCGGCCTGCGAGGCCGCGGTCAAGGCCGTGCCCGACAGCGCCGTCGCGCACGCGGCGCTCGGCGAGGCCCTTGTCGCTGCGGGACGAATGGCCGACGCGGAGGCGCCGCTCAAGAAGACCCTCGAACTGGACCCGAAACAACCGGCCGCGAGTGCGCAACTCGCGCAGGTGTTGGCGGCAAAGAAGGACCACCCGGGGACCATTGCCGCGGCGAGCCAGGCCCTGTCGGCCGATCCGGCACGCAAGGACCTCTACGCGTTGCGCGGTCGTGCCTACCTTGCGACTGGCGACGAGGCCAAGGCAGTCCAGGACCTGCACACGGCAGCTGCCGCCAATCCCAATGACAAGGCGCTGCTCCTGGCGCTGGCGACGCTGCAGCACAAGCAAGGGCGACTCGACGCGGCGGCGCAGCAGTACCGCGCGGTGATTGCCATCGACCCGAAGCTTGGTGAGGCGCAACTGGGGCTTGCCGACGTGCTCGTCACGAACAACGATCTGGCCAACGCGAAAACGCCCGCGACAGCCGCGGCCGCCCTGCTCGCCGACAACGCCCGGGCGCAGTACCTGCTCGGTCGCGTGCTCGAATACGACAAGCAGTACGACCAGGCGCTTGCGGCGTACGGCAATGCCGTCAAGCTCGATCCCTCCATCGCTGGCGCGCACTACGGACAGGGACGCATCCTGCGTGAGCAGAAGAAGGACGTGCCCGGCGCGCTCGCGGCGATGGAGAAGGCGGTCGCCCTCGATGCCGCCGACCCCGGCATCCTCACCGAACTTGGAGCGGTGCTGTACGAATCCAAGCAGGTCGATCGCACCATTCAGACACTGGAGAAAGCCGTCAGTACTCCCGACTATGCCAACCCGATGGGATTGGCCGTACTCGGCCTGGCGCTCAAGGACAAGAAGGAATACGGCAAGGCGATTCCGCATCTCGAGAAAGCCGCGGAACTTGCACCGAAATGGTGGATGCCGCGCTGGGGAGCCGCCTGGTCGTACTTCGGCAGCTTCAAGACGGGTTGCCCATGCGGGCCTGAGGATCAGGCCCGCGTGCAGAAGATGCAGGCGCACTACGACCAGATGGTCACGCTCGGCGGCAAAGACCCGGCCCTCGCCGAGCGTGTGAAGATGCTCGCCTCCGGGCTGAAGATCAAGTAG